One Candidatus Peregrinibacteria bacterium DNA segment encodes these proteins:
- the pyrB gene encoding aspartate carbamoyltransferase, with amino-acid sequence MQHLLSSQDLSREQILALLSRAAEFLPIVRERKRLPLAEGKILATLFYEASTRTRFSFETAMLRLGGHVISNADMTSTSSAKKGESLYDTGKMISTFADVIAMRHPTKGSVAELAKGSSVPVINGGDGAGDHPTQGLLDIFTIQKALGRLDTFTIAMVGDLKNSRVVHSQCEYLLHFEGVKFILVSPEALKMPAELVEKLKTKGFEVTETEDLEAAIAICDVLSDTRIQQERFESEAEYQKYNGIYVLTPALMAKAKKDMIVIDPLPRVNHIDPAVDSDPRAKYFEQVENGVAVRMALLAHFLGL; translated from the coding sequence GTGCAACACCTTCTTTCTTCTCAGGATCTCAGCCGTGAACAGATTCTTGCTTTGCTTTCGCGAGCGGCGGAATTTTTGCCAATCGTTCGAGAGCGCAAACGCCTCCCTTTGGCGGAAGGAAAAATTTTGGCCACGCTGTTTTATGAAGCTTCTACGCGCACCCGTTTTTCTTTTGAAACGGCCATGCTGCGTTTGGGCGGTCACGTGATTTCGAATGCGGATATGACCAGCACTTCCTCGGCTAAAAAAGGCGAGAGTTTATACGACACCGGCAAAATGATCTCCACTTTTGCAGACGTCATTGCGATGCGGCACCCCACGAAGGGCAGTGTCGCGGAACTGGCCAAGGGCAGTTCGGTGCCTGTGATCAATGGAGGTGATGGGGCGGGGGATCATCCCACACAGGGGCTTTTGGACATTTTCACCATTCAAAAAGCCTTGGGCCGTCTAGACACATTCACCATTGCCATGGTTGGAGATTTAAAAAACAGCCGAGTGGTGCACTCACAATGTGAGTATTTGCTGCATTTTGAAGGAGTGAAATTCATCCTGGTTTCGCCAGAAGCTTTGAAAATGCCGGCGGAACTTGTGGAAAAATTGAAGACTAAAGGGTTTGAAGTCACTGAAACAGAAGATTTGGAGGCTGCTATTGCGATTTGCGATGTGCTTTCGGATACGCGCATTCAACAGGAACGCTTTGAAAGTGAGGCGGAGTACCAAAAGTACAATGGGATTTATGTTTTGACGCCCGCGCTCATGGCCAAGGCTAAAAAAGACATGATTGTGATCGATCCTTTGCCGCGAGTGAATCATATTGATCCTGCCGTGGACAGTGATCCGCGCGCCAAATATTTTGAGCAAGTTGAAAATGGCGTGGCTGTTCGCATGGCTCTTTTGGCTCATTTCCTAGGGTTATGA
- a CDS encoding HAD-IC family P-type ATPase gives MNPLYTLATPAVFKEVKSSLSGLTSKEAQKRLAEFGPNRIEKKGGKGPLKIFLSQFWNLMVLILMVGVSISSFLGEWIDAIAILMVIVLNAVIGFLQEYKAEKAIEALRKMTAAYALALRDGSIQKVPAEQLVPGDIVILEEGTQVPTDGKLLEVEGMKTIEASLTGESNAVEKSLKMPKKAESLGDLCHMAFMGTVISQGHGRMVVLQTGMKTEFGQIAQMVQEQKDEATPLQKKITQLIQTLSLLTLGVMGVVFLLAVLQGKSMSEVLLLCISLAVSVIPEGLPTIITLTLALGVQKLAKENAVVRRLSAAETLGSTDIICTDKTGTLTQNQMTVEALYINGYWKDIQGNGYAPEPQFKPGSQEETLLLQIGGLCNNATLFKSKNLWNITGDPTEGALLTLAEKGGLDLETLQKKWPRKKELVFDSFRKRMSTLNQSTLFTKGAPDSVLETCTHLLERGKEVPLTPALKKSILKEIEQKSSEAYRLLGMAYGKHKKIPKKKIWFLWAWWHSWIRRVKKLKKPSKFAKKLKLKC, from the coding sequence ATGAATCCTTTGTACACCCTCGCCACCCCCGCTGTATTTAAAGAAGTGAAAAGCAGTCTGAGCGGCCTCACAAGCAAAGAGGCACAAAAAAGACTGGCGGAATTCGGTCCGAATCGCATTGAAAAAAAAGGCGGAAAAGGGCCTTTAAAAATCTTCCTCAGCCAGTTTTGGAACCTGATGGTACTCATCCTGATGGTGGGAGTGAGCATCAGCAGTTTTTTAGGAGAATGGATCGATGCAATCGCCATCCTTATGGTCATCGTGCTCAATGCCGTGATTGGTTTTTTACAAGAATACAAAGCCGAAAAAGCCATTGAAGCTTTGAGGAAAATGACCGCCGCTTACGCCCTTGCCTTGCGAGACGGAAGCATACAAAAAGTGCCTGCGGAACAATTGGTCCCCGGCGACATCGTCATTCTAGAAGAAGGCACCCAAGTGCCGACCGACGGCAAACTTTTAGAGGTGGAAGGGATGAAGACCATTGAAGCCAGCCTGACCGGAGAAAGCAATGCCGTGGAAAAAAGCTTAAAAATGCCAAAAAAGGCCGAGAGTTTAGGGGATTTATGTCACATGGCATTCATGGGCACGGTGATCAGCCAAGGTCATGGACGAATGGTGGTGCTGCAAACCGGCATGAAAACAGAATTCGGACAAATCGCTCAAATGGTCCAAGAGCAAAAAGACGAAGCCACTCCTCTGCAAAAGAAAATCACCCAACTCATTCAAACCCTAAGTCTTTTGACACTCGGTGTCATGGGAGTGGTTTTTCTGCTGGCGGTATTGCAAGGAAAGAGCATGAGTGAAGTTTTACTGCTCTGCATCAGTTTGGCCGTGAGCGTGATCCCCGAAGGCCTGCCCACCATCATCACTCTCACTTTGGCGCTGGGAGTTCAAAAATTGGCCAAAGAAAACGCGGTGGTGCGACGTCTTTCCGCGGCAGAAACTTTGGGAAGCACCGACATCATTTGCACCGACAAAACCGGCACTCTGACGCAGAACCAAATGACCGTCGAAGCCCTTTACATAAACGGCTATTGGAAGGACATCCAAGGGAACGGCTACGCCCCCGAGCCCCAATTCAAACCTGGCTCCCAAGAAGAGACCCTGCTCCTACAAATTGGCGGACTCTGCAACAACGCCACTCTTTTTAAAAGCAAAAACCTTTGGAACATCACCGGCGATCCCACAGAAGGCGCCCTGCTGACCTTAGCAGAAAAAGGAGGACTGGATTTAGAAACCTTGCAAAAAAAATGGCCGCGAAAAAAAGAATTGGTTTTTGATTCTTTTCGTAAACGCATGTCCACTTTGAACCAAAGCACTTTGTTCACTAAAGGAGCTCCGGACAGTGTGTTGGAAACCTGTACCCACCTTTTGGAACGAGGCAAAGAAGTGCCCCTCACACCTGCTCTTAAAAAATCCATCCTCAAAGAAATAGAACAAAAATCTTCGGAGGCGTATCGCCTTTTGGGAATGGCTTATGGAAAACACAAAAAAATCCCGAAGAAAAAAATCTGGTTTTTGTGGGCTTGGTGGCACTCATGGATCCGCCGCGTGAAGAAGCTAAAAAAGCCATCGAAATTTGCAAAGAAGCTCAAATTGAAGTGCTGA
- a CDS encoding tyrosine-type recombinase/integrase: protein MDMQTGLEKMRRELRLRHYSPKTNQNYVRCVELYLRGKGNLDFEEEHLKDFLLGKLDNGAAPETVNLYLNAVKFFYKVVVGYHGKIELRFARRNFRLPVVLSREEIQRILDGILNKKHRLLLALAYGAGLRVSEVVNLRAEDIDLSRNLIMVREGKGGKDRITLLPEKLLSELRVSVNGMAGFGILFESERGGKLTVRTAQKVFKQALRRTGIQKMASFHSLRHSFATHCLENGVDVRYVQTLLGHSNIRTTQRYTQVSQTSLNRIRSPL, encoded by the coding sequence GTGGACATGCAAACTGGCCTGGAAAAAATGAGGCGTGAGTTACGGCTCAGGCATTATAGCCCTAAAACGAACCAGAATTATGTGCGCTGTGTGGAGCTATATCTTAGAGGGAAGGGGAACCTTGATTTTGAAGAGGAGCATTTGAAGGATTTTCTTCTTGGGAAATTGGACAATGGGGCGGCACCTGAAACAGTGAATCTTTATTTGAATGCAGTGAAGTTTTTCTATAAGGTGGTGGTGGGTTACCATGGAAAGATTGAACTACGGTTCGCACGAAGAAACTTCCGGTTGCCGGTGGTGCTTTCACGTGAGGAGATTCAGAGGATTTTGGATGGAATCTTGAATAAAAAGCATCGACTCTTATTGGCATTGGCATATGGAGCAGGTTTGCGAGTGAGTGAGGTGGTGAATTTGAGAGCTGAGGATATTGATTTGAGTCGAAACTTGATTATGGTTCGGGAGGGGAAAGGTGGAAAAGATCGGATCACACTTTTACCGGAAAAGTTGTTGAGTGAGTTAAGAGTTTCGGTGAATGGGATGGCTGGGTTTGGAATTCTTTTTGAAAGTGAAAGAGGCGGAAAACTCACGGTGCGTACGGCACAAAAAGTGTTTAAACAGGCGTTGCGGAGAACGGGAATTCAAAAGATGGCAAGTTTTCATTCACTGCGGCACAGTTTTGCCACACACTGTCTGGAGAATGGGGTGGATGTGCGTTATGTACAAACTTTGCTTGGGCACAGCAACATTCGCACTACGCAACGGTACACCCAGGTGAGTCAGACCAGTTTAAACAGGATTCGAAGTCCACTTTAA
- a CDS encoding dihydroorotate dehydrogenase electron transfer subunit encodes MLILNTLPQVVKIKKIVQENEQVKTFVLDLSLGAKPGQFVMVWLPRLDEKPFSVAMDNGVELHLAIAAVGPFSNALHALKEGDQVGVRGPFGTEFACEKGQRLLFLAGGYGAAPLYYFAHKASAMGCQVEFVVGARRKDLLLYTERAEQLKNVHVHVATNDGSAGFEGFNTVLMEKVVEDAEAEGKPVDCIYTCGPEIMMLKAAQLAERKNIAAQISVERYMKCGFGVCGNCCVDGLGVPSCVSGPVMPLEKVLQLKDFGKYHRDHLGKKQYFNF; translated from the coding sequence ATGCTCATTCTCAATACACTGCCACAAGTCGTCAAAATCAAAAAGATTGTTCAAGAAAATGAACAGGTTAAAACTTTTGTGCTGGACCTCAGTCTGGGTGCAAAGCCCGGTCAATTTGTGATGGTGTGGCTGCCCCGTCTCGATGAAAAACCCTTCTCTGTGGCGATGGACAACGGAGTGGAATTGCATCTGGCGATTGCGGCAGTGGGGCCTTTTTCGAATGCCTTGCATGCTTTGAAAGAAGGTGATCAGGTGGGAGTGCGTGGGCCTTTTGGAACTGAATTCGCCTGCGAAAAAGGACAGCGGCTTTTGTTTTTAGCTGGAGGCTATGGTGCGGCACCTTTGTATTATTTTGCGCATAAGGCCTCGGCTATGGGCTGCCAAGTGGAATTTGTGGTCGGGGCTCGTCGCAAGGATTTGCTGCTTTACACCGAGCGTGCCGAGCAGCTTAAAAATGTGCACGTTCACGTGGCCACCAACGACGGAAGCGCCGGCTTTGAAGGTTTCAACACGGTGCTCATGGAAAAAGTGGTGGAAGACGCGGAGGCAGAAGGGAAGCCGGTGGATTGCATTTACACTTGTGGGCCTGAAATCATGATGCTGAAGGCGGCTCAACTGGCTGAGCGTAAAAACATAGCTGCGCAAATTTCTGTGGAACGTTATATGAAGTGTGGTTTTGGCGTTTGTGGCAACTGTTGTGTGGATGGACTCGGTGTCCCGAGTTGTGTTTCGGGCCCCGTGATGCCGCTCGAAAAAGTGCTACAGCTTAAGGATTTCGGGAAATATCATCGCGATCATTTGGGGAAGAAGCAGTATTTTAACTTTTAA
- a CDS encoding HAD-IC family P-type ATPase has product MDPPREEAKKAIEICKEAQIEVLMITGDHALTAIAIGQKLGLNSKHALTGAEIEKMKDHELTAALKTTRIFARVSPQHKVRILELLQKKGHIVAMTGDGVNDAPALKKADIGIAMGITGTDVSKEASDMVLMDDNFSTIVSSVSRGRTIYSNVKKFVRFVLSANFGEITVVSAIFIMGGPIPFLPLQILWVNLLTDSLPALALGVDEGEAGLMKKAPRKMNENILKDLIGVGLLAGLICAGVSLVLYGFYKESSTLPHLRTVLLCTIVVFEMLLVFSVRSENKHYFHHFFQNPYLLLGVGSSVLLQIAAVYFVPLQKLLGTAALSTHDWIRIVIACAAGVALLEIWKFFKNLAHGLR; this is encoded by the coding sequence ATGGATCCGCCGCGTGAAGAAGCTAAAAAAGCCATCGAAATTTGCAAAGAAGCTCAAATTGAAGTGCTGATGATCACCGGCGACCACGCCCTAACGGCCATCGCCATTGGACAAAAATTGGGCCTAAATTCAAAACACGCCCTCACGGGAGCTGAGATCGAAAAAATGAAAGATCACGAATTGACGGCGGCACTCAAAACGACTCGCATCTTCGCTCGGGTGAGTCCGCAACATAAGGTTCGAATCCTAGAACTTTTGCAAAAAAAAGGCCACATCGTGGCCATGACGGGGGATGGGGTCAACGACGCCCCCGCCTTGAAAAAAGCAGACATAGGAATCGCCATGGGCATCACGGGAACAGACGTGTCCAAAGAAGCCAGCGACATGGTGCTCATGGATGATAATTTCAGCACCATCGTGAGCAGCGTAAGCCGCGGACGAACCATTTATTCAAATGTCAAAAAATTTGTACGTTTTGTACTCAGCGCCAATTTTGGGGAAATCACCGTGGTGAGCGCCATTTTCATCATGGGGGGCCCTATTCCTTTCTTGCCTTTGCAAATTTTATGGGTGAATCTGCTCACGGACTCTCTTCCGGCTCTAGCTCTGGGGGTGGATGAAGGAGAAGCGGGCCTCATGAAAAAAGCTCCTCGTAAAATGAATGAAAACATTTTAAAAGACCTCATTGGAGTCGGTCTATTGGCCGGACTCATCTGCGCCGGGGTCAGTTTGGTGCTGTATGGTTTTTACAAAGAAAGCAGCACTTTGCCTCACCTGCGCACCGTACTGTTGTGCACCATCGTGGTCTTTGAAATGCTGCTGGTGTTTTCGGTGCGCTCAGAAAACAAACATTATTTTCACCATTTTTTCCAAAATCCTTACCTTTTGCTGGGAGTGGGCAGCAGTGTGCTTTTGCAAATCGCTGCTGTCTACTTTGTGCCCCTACAGAAGCTGCTGGGCACGGCGGCTCTCAGCACCCACGACTGGATACGCATTGTGATCGCCTGCGCCGCAGGCGTAGCCCTTTTGGAAATCTGGAAATTTTTTAAAAATCTTGCTCATGGGCTTCGCTAA
- the rsmA gene encoding ribosomal RNA small subunit methyltransferase A, producing the protein MGFAKKSLGQNFLHDESVLQDILKASDLSPTDRVLEIGPGQGFLTRALIEKAGHVTALELDGDLIPWLKMDFGKAKNFDLIHTDALKYQPASGPYKLVANIPYYITSPILNHFLLEQFRSGNPPTRMVLMVQREVAEKIVAKDKKYSLLSLEVQLFGKAELVRIVPPTAFKPRPKVDSAVLKIDIYDKPLLEGNLKQIFWLFKVSFAQKRKKLSNNLRSALKMNGMEVKNLLHHAGLPEDLRAEDLNWEQWQKLFNALGSHLPSFAK; encoded by the coding sequence ATGGGCTTCGCTAAAAAATCGCTGGGACAAAATTTCCTGCACGACGAAAGTGTGCTGCAGGACATCCTAAAAGCCAGTGACTTATCGCCCACCGATCGAGTTTTAGAAATCGGCCCGGGACAAGGTTTTCTAACCCGTGCCCTAATCGAAAAAGCCGGCCACGTGACCGCCCTTGAGCTTGACGGCGATTTGATCCCTTGGCTAAAAATGGACTTTGGAAAAGCCAAAAACTTTGACCTCATCCACACCGATGCACTCAAATATCAGCCCGCCTCCGGGCCCTATAAGCTAGTGGCAAACATCCCGTATTACATCACTTCGCCCATTCTGAATCACTTTTTATTGGAGCAATTCCGAAGCGGAAACCCACCCACACGCATGGTGCTGATGGTGCAACGCGAAGTCGCCGAAAAAATCGTGGCCAAAGATAAAAAATACTCTCTGCTCTCTTTGGAAGTGCAGCTTTTTGGCAAAGCCGAGCTGGTGCGCATTGTGCCACCGACAGCATTTAAACCTCGACCCAAAGTGGACTCCGCTGTGCTCAAAATAGACATTTACGACAAGCCCCTACTGGAGGGCAATTTGAAACAAATTTTTTGGCTTTTCAAAGTGAGTTTTGCACAAAAACGAAAAAAACTGTCCAACAATTTGCGCAGTGCCTTAAAAATGAACGGCATGGAGGTCAAAAATCTGCTGCATCATGCAGGCCTTCCAGAAGATTTGCGCGCCGAAGATTTAAACTGGGAACAATGGCAAAAACTCTTCAACGCACTCGGTTCACATCTTCCTTCATTCGCAAAGTAG
- the tnpA gene encoding IS200/IS605 family transposase codes for MKKLRKSSHAVFICDYHLVWPTKYRRKIFNEGVLAFLQEVMKDIPKYYPELVVKEVNTDLDHVHILISIPPQIAVGEVVRIIKANTARELNIKFPFLRKVYWGREVFGRQVTLPPQLGLTRRSFESISNNRAKKMRAKRSLN; via the coding sequence ATGAAGAAGCTACGAAAAAGCTCACACGCAGTTTTCATCTGTGACTATCACTTAGTTTGGCCGACCAAATACCGTCGGAAGATATTCAACGAAGGTGTGTTGGCTTTTCTGCAGGAAGTGATGAAGGATATTCCGAAGTACTATCCGGAACTGGTGGTGAAAGAGGTAAACACGGATTTAGACCATGTACATATTTTAATTTCCATACCTCCACAAATAGCAGTGGGAGAGGTGGTGAGAATAATAAAAGCCAACACAGCTCGTGAGTTGAACATAAAGTTTCCGTTTCTTAGAAAAGTGTACTGGGGACGAGAAGTATTTGGTCGGCAGGTTACTTTGCCTCCACAGTTGGGATTAACGAGGAGGTCATTCGAAAGTATATCCAACAACAGGGCGAAGAAGATGCGGGCCAAGCGCAGCTTGAACTAG
- the pyrE gene encoding orotate phosphoribosyltransferase yields MQQYKIDFVHFLVRAKALKFGSFVLKSGRTAPYFLNAGCFYTGEFLHELGRYYAQTLLASGLEPDTIFGPAYKGIPLAVATTNVLFSDFKKNVNYSFNRKEEKDHGADAKTVMVGAPLTSETKLLLVDDVITAGTAVRESVELLKKYGNPQLIGILIALNRMEKTNEGENALEQIEKTLGIPVYSIVTLDEVVDILYNQPVDGEVVIDDARLEEIREYRQRYGV; encoded by the coding sequence ATGCAGCAGTATAAAATCGACTTTGTCCACTTCCTGGTCCGTGCCAAGGCCCTCAAATTTGGCAGTTTTGTTCTGAAAAGTGGACGAACCGCGCCTTACTTTTTGAATGCGGGATGTTTTTACACTGGCGAATTTTTGCATGAATTGGGCCGTTACTATGCGCAGACACTCCTCGCCAGCGGCCTTGAACCCGATACGATTTTTGGTCCTGCGTACAAGGGTATTCCTCTGGCTGTGGCCACGACGAATGTGCTGTTTTCGGATTTCAAAAAAAATGTGAATTACTCCTTCAACCGTAAGGAAGAAAAGGACCATGGTGCCGATGCCAAAACCGTGATGGTCGGTGCGCCTTTGACCTCTGAGACCAAGCTGCTTTTGGTGGATGACGTGATCACGGCGGGCACGGCGGTGCGTGAAAGTGTGGAACTTTTGAAAAAATATGGGAATCCTCAGCTCATCGGAATTTTGATCGCCCTCAATCGCATGGAAAAAACCAACGAAGGGGAAAATGCACTGGAACAGATTGAAAAAACCTTGGGTATTCCGGTTTACAGCATTGTGACGCTGGATGAGGTGGTGGACATTTTGTACAATCAGCCCGTGGATGGGGAAGTGGTGATTGATGATGCTCGCTTAGAAGAGATTCGTGAGTACCGTCAGCGTTACGGGGTTTAA
- the pyrF gene encoding orotidine-5'-phosphate decarboxylase has translation MHFADALVRSIKAKESALCVGLDPQVSKLPAFLLKRAVEEHGQTVEAAAEAYLAFNKGIIDAVKDLVPAVKPQLAFYEELGFHGIRAFEETCRYAQAPGLLVIADGKRNDIGSTAEAYARAFFGGEILGETRETHVDALTVNGYLGFDGISPFLGSCAKGKGIFVLVRTSNPSSGDVQDRVTADENMSMAELMGHFVESWGSDLEGEEGYSSVGAVVGATHPVQAEKLRAIMPRNFFLVPGYGAQGGTAQDIAPCFNNDGLGALIVNARGIIYAFAEGGLANGENFAEAARTATLRMKEDVNRVR, from the coding sequence ATGCACTTTGCTGACGCTCTCGTTCGATCCATCAAGGCTAAAGAAAGTGCGCTTTGTGTGGGGCTGGATCCGCAAGTTTCCAAGTTGCCTGCTTTTTTGCTCAAACGGGCTGTAGAGGAACATGGTCAAACTGTGGAGGCAGCGGCGGAGGCGTATCTTGCTTTCAACAAAGGGATCATCGATGCCGTGAAAGATTTGGTGCCGGCCGTGAAACCGCAACTGGCTTTTTATGAAGAATTGGGATTCCATGGCATTCGGGCTTTTGAAGAGACCTGTCGCTATGCTCAAGCGCCAGGACTTTTGGTCATTGCCGATGGCAAGCGCAACGACATCGGGTCTACGGCAGAGGCCTATGCGCGGGCTTTTTTTGGAGGCGAAATTTTGGGTGAAACGCGTGAGACGCATGTGGATGCCCTCACGGTGAATGGCTATTTGGGCTTTGATGGCATCAGCCCTTTCTTGGGCTCTTGTGCCAAGGGCAAGGGTATTTTTGTTTTGGTGCGCACCTCCAATCCATCTTCCGGAGACGTTCAAGATCGAGTTACGGCTGATGAAAACATGTCCATGGCGGAACTCATGGGGCATTTTGTCGAGTCGTGGGGCAGTGATTTGGAAGGGGAAGAAGGCTATAGCAGTGTGGGAGCTGTTGTTGGTGCTACACATCCCGTTCAAGCAGAAAAACTGCGTGCCATTATGCCCCGCAATTTCTTTTTAGTGCCGGGTTACGGCGCTCAAGGGGGAACGGCGCAAGACATCGCTCCTTGTTTCAATAACGATGGTTTAGGGGCTTTGATCGTGAACGCTCGTGGCATTATTTATGCCTTTGCTGAGGGGGGGCTCGCCAATGGTGAAAATTTTGCGGAGGCGGCTCGCACGGCTACTTTGCGAATGAAGGAAGATGTGAACCGAGTGCGTTGA
- the pyrC gene encoding dihydroorotase codes for MKLIFKSASVVTSRNIKVRDLFVADGKIVDAFSEKEADRILDCEGKFLLPGVIDPHVHFRDPGGTHKEDFESGSLAAAFGGVTTVLDMPNTSPATLTQKALDEKAKGIQGRSHVNYGFYAGASKDLAALKAMKGMVAIKLYMASSTGDLLLEEPEYWEEVFKIAKAKDIPVVVHAEHEACIQRNMGRKGEEPSDYCRVRSSECAREAVELALELRKKIGNRLHIAHLSSKAELELLRVYKHPKLSCEVAPHHLFFTMEDMEDAFLKMNPPLRTFMDVEALWRALLDGTVTCIATDHAPHTREEKEQELWAAPAGVPGVEFALPLLLNAVNEGRLSLERVVALMCEGPAQIFDLKNKGSLAVGMDADLVLVDMHLKQTIEAKNIHSKCAWTPYEFFDLKGWPVLTMVHGQVVVENGKLRGAFKGTRL; via the coding sequence ATGAAACTCATTTTTAAATCGGCATCGGTGGTCACGTCGCGAAACATCAAAGTCAGGGATTTGTTTGTGGCGGATGGGAAAATTGTGGACGCTTTTTCTGAAAAAGAGGCGGATCGTATTTTGGACTGTGAAGGAAAATTTTTACTCCCAGGAGTGATTGATCCGCATGTGCATTTTCGAGACCCCGGAGGCACTCATAAGGAAGATTTTGAGAGTGGCAGTTTAGCCGCAGCATTCGGTGGAGTGACTACCGTTTTGGACATGCCCAATACTTCCCCTGCTACGCTCACCCAAAAAGCTTTGGATGAAAAGGCGAAGGGCATTCAAGGGCGTAGCCATGTGAATTATGGTTTTTATGCCGGGGCCAGTAAGGACCTTGCGGCGCTCAAAGCCATGAAGGGGATGGTTGCGATTAAACTGTACATGGCCAGTTCTACGGGGGATTTGCTTTTGGAAGAACCTGAATATTGGGAAGAGGTTTTTAAAATCGCCAAGGCAAAAGACATTCCGGTGGTGGTGCATGCAGAGCACGAGGCTTGCATTCAAAGAAACATGGGAAGAAAGGGCGAAGAGCCCTCAGATTATTGTCGTGTGCGGTCTTCGGAATGTGCTCGCGAGGCGGTGGAATTGGCCTTGGAACTTCGTAAAAAAATTGGAAATCGCTTGCACATTGCTCACCTCAGCAGCAAGGCTGAACTGGAACTTTTGCGCGTTTACAAACACCCCAAATTGAGCTGCGAAGTGGCTCCGCATCATTTGTTTTTCACCATGGAAGACATGGAAGACGCGTTTTTAAAAATGAACCCTCCGCTACGTACTTTTATGGATGTGGAAGCGCTATGGCGAGCTCTTTTGGATGGCACAGTGACCTGCATTGCTACCGATCATGCACCTCATACCCGAGAAGAAAAGGAGCAAGAACTTTGGGCGGCTCCTGCGGGCGTTCCGGGCGTGGAATTTGCTTTGCCCTTATTGCTCAATGCCGTGAATGAAGGGCGCTTGAGTTTGGAACGGGTGGTGGCTCTGATGTGTGAAGGTCCGGCTCAGATTTTTGACCTCAAAAATAAGGGCTCTTTGGCGGTTGGAATGGACGCGGATCTTGTCTTAGTGGACATGCATTTAAAGCAGACGATTGAGGCCAAAAATATCCATTCCAAGTGCGCCTGGACTCCTTATGAATTTTTCGACTTGAAAGGCTGGCCCGTGCTCACGATGGTCCATGGACAAGTGGTGGTGGAAAATGGAAAATTGCGCGGAGCTTTTAAAGGGACGCGGCTGTGA
- a CDS encoding dihydroorotate dehydrogenase, whose translation MADLSVEFCGVHFQNPIVLASGVLGVTADSMAQVVRNGAGGVTSKSLWPYEHKGHPNPTIITSEHWMLNAVGIPDAGPEKAREELARYREVCDAPFIANIVGGQMEDYVAIAKEVALMKPDLVEINISCPNVEDELGKPMACSIAKSSEVTRLVKEALAEAGAPHLPVVVKLSPNVENIVSIASSVLEAGADGITAINTVGPGMAINIETAQPILANRVGGLSGPAIKPLAVKYVYDIYRAKKCPIIGTGGVLTGRDAIEMMMAGATLVGVGTAVWARGQEVFGLIVNEMNEWCDANGVKKLSDLIGKAHPKN comes from the coding sequence ATGGCAGACCTCTCCGTCGAATTTTGTGGAGTACACTTCCAGAACCCTATTGTTCTGGCTTCGGGGGTGCTTGGCGTGACTGCTGACAGCATGGCCCAAGTGGTGCGAAATGGAGCCGGAGGTGTGACCAGTAAGTCGCTGTGGCCTTATGAACACAAGGGACATCCGAATCCCACTATCATCACGAGTGAACATTGGATGCTCAACGCCGTGGGAATTCCTGATGCTGGACCTGAAAAAGCGCGGGAAGAACTGGCTCGTTACCGTGAAGTGTGTGATGCGCCTTTTATTGCAAACATTGTGGGGGGCCAGATGGAAGATTATGTGGCGATTGCTAAAGAAGTGGCTTTGATGAAGCCTGATCTGGTGGAAATCAATATTTCTTGTCCGAATGTGGAGGATGAACTGGGTAAACCGATGGCGTGCTCCATTGCCAAGTCTTCGGAAGTGACGCGGCTTGTGAAAGAAGCTTTGGCAGAAGCGGGTGCGCCGCACTTGCCCGTGGTGGTGAAACTTTCGCCGAATGTGGAAAATATTGTGAGCATTGCCTCCAGTGTTTTGGAAGCAGGAGCGGATGGAATCACGGCGATCAACACCGTGGGGCCGGGCATGGCGATCAATATTGAAACGGCTCAGCCCATTTTAGCGAATCGAGTGGGAGGGCTGTCGGGACCTGCTATTAAGCCGCTCGCGGTGAAGTATGTGTATGACATTTATAGGGCTAAAAAATGCCCGATCATTGGAACTGGAGGCGTTTTGACCGGCCGAGATGCCATTGAAATGATGATGGCGGGAGCCACTTTGGTGGGCGTGGGCACCGCCGTGTGGGCGCGTGGGCAAGAAGTATTCGGACTTATTGTGAACGAAATGAACGAGTGGTGCGATGCGAATGGAGTCAAAAAACTTTCAGATTTGATTGGAAAAGCTCATCCCAAAAACTAG